One Desulfomonile tiedjei genomic window, CCCCGGCAGCAAAGGGACAAGATGCTTAACCAGGTTGATAGGGATGAAGTAATTGATTCGGTCACTGGTCTGCATGCCTTGGAACGCGATGCCCACTGCTTTGCCGTCCATGAGGACCGGTCCACCCGAATTGCCTCGATTCTGTTGCAGAGAGGCCTGCACCATGAGCCATTGATCCTGGGAATACACGTAGCGGCTGACTTCGATCCGGCTGATTTCTCCTTGTTCGGACTTGCTCAACCGTTCTCCGCCAAGAGGAAAGCCCCATCCGAGGACCTTGTCACCGATGCGCAGCATGTCGCTGTCACCCAGTTGCAAGGGGACGACCTTCCCATTGTGATCTTCGTAGGTCTCCAACTCTTTCTCATCCATTTGAAGGACTGCGAAGTCGGCCGAATCGCATACAATAATAGGTTTAACGTCATAGCGTCTCTTTTCTCGGCCGTTGGAAACCTTGATGCTCTGGGCCATGGAGACCGCGTGGGCATTCGTGAGAATAAGGCCTTTCTTGCCGGGGAAGATCTTTTCATCCTCGAAGAAGAAAGCGCTCCCTTTCACGTTGGCGAAATCAGGGCTCTTCCAGGGTTTGTGATAGTATCCGGAATTCTTGACCGTAAAAACGCGCAAGACTTGCGTCTCGATAGAAGCGACTTGCTGATCCGCGGAGCAGAAAGAAACCGAATGAAATGAAAGGAGCAACACCAGTCCCATTACCAACAAGGAGCACCAATTAGGGCTCCAACGGGAAGCGTTGTCGGGCGCGGTATGCGTAAGGGCACGGCATGCCGTGCCCTTACCATGATCATCCAAAGACACGTACGGTTTGGCCGGTCGTTTGGTCCTACCGGTTGCCGGAATTCTTGTCTGAATCACATCGGAGGCACTATTCAAAGTCATCGTTTTCACACCACCTATGCCAACCACCACATTACGGCGGGCACAGCCCGCCCTACGGGAAACGCGTCCCGTCGAATCGTAGGGCGGGCCGTGCCCGCCGACTGCTGCTGATAATAGATTCGACTGGAGCATGTTATCGGACATCTTTTGGGGCAACTGTCATAGAGGCCCCAAAAGCATTTGAAGACGGTATTTCATTGTTTCCAGACTCCAGAAGCCGGATTTGGCCTGCCTCAGTATAGTTCCGTGGAGATTCTAATGGAAGATCATTGATGTGAAGCTGACAAAGGAATTTTTGTCGTCCACCAGGGCATGATCCAGGGCGAGCAGCTTCCCTTGAGATGCCTCCATGCACGACAGCATCGTCGTGATGGGCGGGAAGCCGCAGATGCGCCTTGCATCGTTCTCCTCGGCCACACCCCTGATGAATGCGTCCAGATCAACGCGCTCCAGGCTTTGGATCAGCTTCCTGTCCTTTTCCAGGGCCTTACTAACCGTCCCCTGGTGCGGAACAAACCGATCCCCATACCTTGGGCCGATATGATCGAGGTCTGCGCTGGCCACGAAACAGATTGATTTGGAACTCCTGCGGCAAACCTCCTTCAGCGCGCTGCAAAACCGCTCCACGATCTCACGATCCCGGGAAAAAGCCCGGTCATCACCGAACAAATGGTGCGAAAAAGAACAAAGGAAAGGCACGATCTTGAACGGCCGCCTGCCCGCGAACAGGTATTGAAGAAAGATGGCTTGGAATTCTATGACGTGCTCGGTCGCGTGCATGATCTCTTCGGCAGCTACATCGCAGCCCATCAATTCGGACAGCTCGTGAATCATTTCCCGATCGGTCTCCACCGTCCCGAGGGGCGTCCGGAAGTCGAGGGTTGTGGCGGTGAAGCATTGTTGCAGACCCGCGTGGCCGGTGCCGAAAATCACGTACACATCTGACGGTTGGCCTTGCGCCAATGCGTGGTAACCTGCGGCGAAACAGCTTCCGCCTGCCCGTATGTCTATGTGAGGGGCTATCAGCCCTACCGGGCGCCTCGCATCCGAATAAAAATCAGGAATTCCAGGGCCGTTCTCCCGGACAAAAAAATCGCGAAGCTCCTCTTGCAGTTCCTGAGCATCGGCACTGTAACTCATTCCAGAATGAGACGCGGGCCGAAAAGGTTTGCAGCGATATTCAGCGACCTTTCTGGCAAAAGCCTCCTGGAAGACCTCGCCCTCCAATAGAAACCCTTCCGTCAGAACTTTGACAACGGCTTTTATGTCGTCCAAAAAGACAAGGCGGCCGGTTCTCCGTGTCAACTCCTCCTGAATGTCCCTGAGCGAGTGCCTTCCATCCATCATCGCAACTATGGGCAAAGCTTCCGGCTGAAGGCATATCACCTGGTCCTTGAGCTGCAAGGGGTCCTTCAGACCGACCACGGTCCTTCCATTCACGGCCAGTTGGACGGGCTCAATGTTGCGGAGTCTGGGTTTGAGGTCGCTTTCCGGGTCCAATATTTTAGCGCTCTTAGTTGGGAATTGCGGTTATGTGCAACCGTTAGCTGAAGACACCCACCCTTCGGGCACGGCACGCCGTGCCCCTACAACTCAATTCGCCGGCGGGGTGTTTGGTAGGGGCACGGCGTGCCGTGCCCGCTTGATACCAACTTCCATGGTGGCGAGCGCCACAACGAATTATGAAGACGCCCGTAGCGCCGGCATCTTGCCAGTTGCCTTCGAGGCGTTTCCATGGGAATGCGGTGTCAAGGAAGTGAATTGCGGGAAGGATCAATTTCGATTGCTGGGGTGCCGTCGCCGATGCAATCTCCATGGTGGGACAGGCTTCCAGCCTGTCTATTAGAGTGACCGGCAAGATGCCGGTCCCACCGAAGATGGGATTGCGTCGTCGTTTCGCTCCTCGCAATGACAGATACCCGACAATTCGTTGCCTAACTGAATAGTTACGTCTCGCTCAGCCCTCGATGAACGGTCTCAGCCGCTTGCTCCGCGACGGATGTCTCAGCTTCTTGAGCGCTTTGGCCTCGATCTGCCGGATTCGCTCTCGAGTCACGTCGAAGTCTTGCCCGACTTCCTCAAGAGTATGATCCGCGCGCTCCCCGATTCCGAATCGCATGCGGAGGACCTTCTCCTCGCGGGGCGTCAAGGTGGCAAGAACTTTGCGCGTCTGCTCCGTAAGGCTCATGCCGACCACTGCGTCGGAGGGTGAAAGGATCTTTTTGTCCTCGATAAAATCCCCCAGATGGGAGTCCTCTTCCTCTCCGATCGGGGTCTCGAGGGATATGGGCTCTTTGGCTATTTTTAAGACCTTACGCACCTTTTCCAAGGGAAATTCCATCTTTTCCGCGATTTCCTCGGGAGTGGGTTCCCGGCCATACTCTTGCACCAGGTACCTCGAAGTGCGAATCAGCTTATTTATTGTCTCGATCATATGGACCGGGATGCGAATGGTTCGCGCCTGATCTGCAATGGCTCTGGTGATGGCCTGTCGAATCCACCAGGTGGCGTAAGTGCTGAACTTGTAACCGCGTTGGTACTCGAACTTATCCACCGCCTTCATCAGGCCTATGTTGCCCTCTTGAATGAGGTCCAGGAATTGAAGCCCGCGATTGGTGTATTTCTTAGCTATGCTCACCACGAGGCGCAAGTTGGCTTGGACCAGTTCGCTCTTGGCTCTCCTGGCAATGCGTTCACCTTCCAGGCAGGATTTTAGCGCGACCTTGAGATGCTCCTCGTCCATTCCGGCTTCAGCTTGCAACTTCTGGATCTTGCGAACGCCGTTCTCCAGCTTCTTGTCCAGGTCCAGAATCTTGGCGGGAGAGAAGTTCGTATGCTTCTTCAGCGGCTTTCTCTCATCCACCAGCCCTTTGAGGAACCTGATTTGTTCCCGTGCCTTGTCCGCGGGCATCTTCAATTCGTATTCAACACCGCGCAGCTCGTCTTGGGCCGCCTCCAGTTTTCGAACGAGGAATTTCAACTTGCCCGCTATGTGGTCAATCATGTTCGCATTTAGATTTATGTTCCTCAGGCAAGTGACAACCTGTTCCCTGCTCGCGACCAGATCGAGGTCAAGCTGCTCGACGGCAGTGGCCTCCGAACCCGGTCCCATGGCGTTTCGCTGACTTTGCAACCCTTGGTACCGGGCGTCGAACTCTTTCATCTCGTCGATAAGCTTGAGGACTTTCTCGACATGCGTCGTGTCGTCGCCATCCGGCATCTCTTCGTCTTCAAACCCGCGAATGACCTCTTTGAGCCGGATCGTTCCCTTCTGGAGTTTGTCACCCAGAGTAAGGACTTCCTTGATGGTCACCGGGCACCCGATAATAACGCTGAAGACCTGCTGCTCGCCCTGTTCAATCCTCTTAGCGATCTCGACTTCTCCCTCGCGGGTGAGCAGAGAAACGCAGCCCATTTCATGAAGGTACATTTTGACCGGGTCGTTCCCTCGGACTGCTGCCTCGGGGTCTGCGGCCAGATCCTCTTCTTCTTCTTCCTCGGATTTGTCTTCCTCGAGCTTGCGTGCCTTCTTGTCTGCGATAGGGATTTTCTTTTCGGACGCGACAAGCTCCACATTGAATTCGGTCATCATTTTCATGAGGAGTTCGTCTATTTCAGTTTCGCCTACCACATTGGACGGCAGATGTTCGTTGACTTCTCCATAGGTCAGATATTTCTTGTTCTTGGCAAGCTCAAAGAGATCTTTGAGTTCCGATCCTGTTTTCGGTTCGGCCATTAAAGGATGTCTCCTTCTCTAAGTGTTCGGTTCATCGCCGGGTCGGTGGGCCGTAAAACGGTCTCCGAATCGGCCGCCAATATCCCAGTGGCTTCTAAAGCTGAAAGCACGCCGGCACGCGTACACACAAAAAAGCCCACAGCACCGACTTTCAGATCACTGTCAGTTGTGCTGAATGCAAGCCGCTATTTGTGCAGGCGTCTACCGATGGTCCACAATTCCCGTGCGAGGTTGTTGTACTCTTCCTCGCCGGGCGCGCAATGATTCATCCTTTCTTGAATTTCAGCCTTACGTCGTTCCAGCTTCTTCAAGCGAATCCTGTCCAACGAGTGATCTATGGTCAAATCGCCGTCCACTTCCGGTCTGAGGTCATCCTCCTCGGGTTTGGGTCGCAGCCAGCCAGCCACCACAGACGCCAGCCGTTCGTCCTCCAGTGAAGTGGAGAACGCGACAGGTTCGAATCCGCCCATTTGCTCCCTAAATCTGACCATTCCGTGGGCAAGCGCGCTCAAGACGTTATCTTCCAAGTCTTTTAGCACACCGCTTTCCGTAACTCTGTCTATGAAGCCCTGCCTGAGCAACATGCCCCTTACAACGTTCCTTTCGTCAGCCGGAAAGTCGAATAGGCTCCTTTTTGACTCTGACCTGTCCTCACGATTTGCATGGCTCGCACCGGCCCCGGAACTGAGCATGCGGCGCAGTCGGTCTTCCCTTACCCTGATCCTGAAAGAAAACCTCTCTATAAGATAATCCCCCTCCTTGGAATCGGCAATCTCCCGCAGGACAGGAAGACACTCTTCCACAGCCAGATTTCTTCCCTGGAGGGTTTTCAAATCGTATTGAGCCTCGATAGCGTCCAGCAGAAAGTCTATCATTGACACGCTTGTGTCGAGCAGGGACCGAAAAGCATCCGTGCCCATGCTGTTGACCGCTTCGTCAGGATCTTTGTGCTGTTTCAGGATCAGGCAGCGAGGCTCGACACCCTCGGCAAGAAATAGAGGGATTGACCTCTTCACGGCCCGGATGCCGGCTTCGTCCGCGTCGAAAACGGTTATCACGTCATCACTGAACCGCTTGACGAGCCTGATTTGCTCGCGTCCCAACGCGGTCCCGAGAGGAGCGACGGTGTTTTCCATTCCTCTTATTCTTAGCGAAATCTGATCGAAATACCCTTCAACGATAATGACGCGGCCTTCTCTGCGTATAGCCTCCCTGGCCGAGTCAAGTCCGTAAAGGAGGCCTTTCTTATGAAAAAGGGGAGTGTCCGGAGAGTTAAGGTACTTTGGGTCTCCTTCGCCGAAGATGCGGCCTCCGAACGCTACGACCTGGCCGTTTAGGTCCCGGATCGGGATCATGATTCTGGATCTGAAGTGGTCGTAATAGCCGCCACCCGCACGCGGTCTGAGCACTCCGGCTGCAACCGCATCCTGAGGTTCCACCCCGGACCTTCGAAGGTGATCGCTAAGTCCCTCCCAGGAGTCAGGAGCGTACCCGAGCCCGAGCCGTTCGATCCATTCGGGGGGAAGGCCTCGATCGGCGAGATAGTCCGCAGCGGAGCGGTTGAACTTCAATTTATCGACAAAATAATCGTGGGATACTTCCAGGGCCCTGATCAAGCGCGCTCTTTGGGCTCCGGTCCGCCTGCCGCCTGCTTCCAGTTGAAGCGGCACCCCATAGCGTCGCGCCACTGTCTGAACCGCTTCGACAAAGGAGGTGTTCTCCATCTTCATTATGAAGTTGAAAACGCTCCCCCCCACACCGCAGCCGAAGCAGTAAAAAATCCCCTTTTGCGGCGACACGTAAAAAGACGGGTCCTTGTCACCGTGAAAAGGACAGAGTCCGCGGTAATCCTTCCCGGCCTTCTTCAACTCCACATGGTCGGAGATGACCTGAACGATATCCGCGGCCGCAGCCACTTCGGCAAGTTTTGACTCGGAAATGCGCATATAACTCGTTTCCGATCCCAGCGGAGGTCAGGGTTTAATGCAGATGAGCGTTCAAAGGATAAGAACCCGTTACGCTCGAATATCTCTCTTAAAAGCCAATGATGGCAGGCTGGAAAGCCTGCCCCAGTAACCATTCAGTCACGGGGTGGACGGCAGGGTCTTCTTTCGATCCGTGGAGGGTTCCGCCCAAAATCCCCTCAATCCCCCTTTAGAAAAGGGGGAGGAAGCCTCTCTTATACCCCCCTTAGTAAAGGGGGGCGGGGGGATTTCCCGCGTAACGATACACCTGTTACTCCGTCACCAACTCCACTATGGTAACCCCCTCCCCGCCACTGCGGGCATCACCGCCGCGGAGGTCACCTACCAGGGGGTGGCCGGAAAGATACTCCCACAGGCCTTTTTTCAGACGCCCCGTCCCTTTGCCATGAATTATCGTTATAGAGGACAATCCTCCCAGGAGCGCCTCATCAAGGGCTTTTTCCACGATAGGAATGGCCTCGTCCACCCGCAGGCCGATGACGTTCGTCTCCCATCGCGGGGAAGCAGGAGGGATATGTACCCCAATCTGCTTCTTTTTTGAAGAATTATTTTTCACAGGGCCCCGGTCCACTATCAAGAGGTCCTCAGCGTCAGCCCTGACCGTCAATCCACCCACAGCCACTTCGACTCGGTCTTTATCCGATAGTGCTCGCACCGTCCCTTCCCGATTTAGGCTTTTGATTCTGACCGTGGCCCCGATTTCGGGCATAAGGGGGCGCTTTTCCAACGGGGTACCCAGCTGTTGAGTGATCTCTTGCTTGATTTGCGCGATCACCTCACGGGGTTTGTGTCCTCCTTTGAGGCGGCCACTCTTCAATGATTGCTGAAGGTCCGCGATGTCTCTCTCTGCCTTACGAATGGTTTGCAGGGCTTCTTTGCGAAAATCCTCAATAATTTCTTCTCGTTTGGACCTGATTTCCAACCATTGGTCTTCCAGCCGCCGCTCCTTTTCCTGCAGTTCCCCGGACTGCAATTCAACTTCCGAAAGCTTGCGCCGGAGGCTCTCTACGAGGCTCGAACTCCCACCACCTGCGCGGTCCAAATATGCCCGCGCGGAACTCACCACTTTTTGAGAAAGTCCGATACGCTCGGCGGTTTCGATGGCATGCGACTCGCCGGGCAAGTCATACAGCAATCGAAAAGTAGGCTTAAGAGTGACCGGATGGAATTCCACGCTGACATTCTTCACATTCTGCTTCCCCAGGGCGTAGGCCTTCAGAAGGGTCAGGTGGGTGGTAACTACGACTCTGCATCTCCTTGCGATTAACTCATCGAGAATCGCCATAGCCAGGGCAGATCCCTCTTCCGGATCTGTCGCGCCGCCGAGTTCATCGAGCAGCACCAGGTCTTCGGGGCCCGCGCTGTCCAGAATAGCCTTTATCTTTAACATGTGGCTGGAAAACGATGAGACCTGGGTCCTGATATCCTGATCCTCACCTATGTCGGCCGCAATACGCGCAAACGGCTGAACCTGCGTCCCCTCCTGCGCGGGGACCATGATGCCGCATCGAACCATGAGGGGAAACAAGCCCGCTATCTTGAGGGCAACGGTCTTACCTCCCATGTTTGCCCCGCTGATTACCGTCGCTGTTGTGAAATCAGTCTGTATTACGTCCATCGGGACAACGCTCGAGGGATCTGCAGCCAGTAATAGCGGATGGCGGGCGCCAACCAGGCGAAAACCATTTTCCACCAACTCCGGGGGAATGGCGGATGTAGCCGACGCGTATAGAGCCCTTGCCTGAAACGCGTCAAGAAAGGTGAGGAGCCTGTAATCCTCTTCGACAGCATCTCGGACTCCTCGGATGTTCTCGGTCAACTCACTGAAAATACGCCTGATCTCGTCTCGCTCCTCATCCATGAGGGCCGCAACTTCATTATTGAGTTCCACCACGCGGAAGGGCTCCACGTAAACTGATGCGCCGCTCCTGGAATGGTCGTGTACTATTCCATCCAATAGCCCTTTGAACTCCGGCCTCAACAGAATTACATAGCGGTCGTTCCGCATGGTAACGTAATCTTCCTGGACGATTCGGGCCAGGTCCTGATCTCTTACGACCGCCTCCAGTCTCTTTTTGATGCGCTCTCTATTGGTCCGAGCCCGCTCGTGGATTTCCATCAGCCTGGGACTTGCAGTAGAGCGAACCATTCCGTGCTCGTCCAGGACCCGCGTGATCTGGGTTTTCAATAGGTCAAGGGCGATTATCTCCCCGCCCTTTATCTTGAGCAGTCGGAATCGGTCGTC contains:
- a CDS encoding trypsin-like peptidase domain-containing protein, which translates into the protein MTLNSASDVIQTRIPATGRTKRPAKPYVSLDDHGKGTACRALTHTAPDNASRWSPNWCSLLVMGLVLLLSFHSVSFCSADQQVASIETQVLRVFTVKNSGYYHKPWKSPDFANVKGSAFFFEDEKIFPGKKGLILTNAHAVSMAQSIKVSNGREKRRYDVKPIIVCDSADFAVLQMDEKELETYEDHNGKVVPLQLGDSDMLRIGDKVLGWGFPLGGERLSKSEQGEISRIEVSRYVYSQDQWLMVQASLQQNRGNSGGPVLMDGKAVGIAFQGMQTSDRINYFIPINLVKHLVPLLPGNAVIPQWDWLIQHLFPGLKDYYSLDKEQGGVLLAYTIPGGGPYKFGLRTNDILVQIDGHEIDNFGEVFFKPLGQNVFFGEILNRKRAGDPLTLKIIREGKAQEISGNVPHGLPRLVPRIFTKANYFIYGGIGFVELTLNCIDNLGKSGETFRSQYVDEFPKLPHQKIVIVSEIFPEYGLVDTAPFLKRVEKVDGEDVLNIAHLYSAIQSAAKQGKKRLLLQIRTDVQLPVDLEKAAELDRQIQEKYGILYMKTPGDFTE
- the amrB gene encoding AmmeMemoRadiSam system protein B, with translation MDPESDLKPRLRNIEPVQLAVNGRTVVGLKDPLQLKDQVICLQPEALPIVAMMDGRHSLRDIQEELTRRTGRLVFLDDIKAVVKVLTEGFLLEGEVFQEAFARKVAEYRCKPFRPASHSGMSYSADAQELQEELRDFFVRENGPGIPDFYSDARRPVGLIAPHIDIRAGGSCFAAGYHALAQGQPSDVYVIFGTGHAGLQQCFTATTLDFRTPLGTVETDREMIHELSELMGCDVAAEEIMHATEHVIEFQAIFLQYLFAGRRPFKIVPFLCSFSHHLFGDDRAFSRDREIVERFCSALKEVCRRSSKSICFVASADLDHIGPRYGDRFVPHQGTVSKALEKDRKLIQSLERVDLDAFIRGVAEENDARRICGFPPITTMLSCMEASQGKLLALDHALVDDKNSFVSFTSMIFH
- the rpoD gene encoding RNA polymerase sigma factor RpoD; the protein is MAEPKTGSELKDLFELAKNKKYLTYGEVNEHLPSNVVGETEIDELLMKMMTEFNVELVASEKKIPIADKKARKLEEDKSEEEEEEDLAADPEAAVRGNDPVKMYLHEMGCVSLLTREGEVEIAKRIEQGEQQVFSVIIGCPVTIKEVLTLGDKLQKGTIRLKEVIRGFEDEEMPDGDDTTHVEKVLKLIDEMKEFDARYQGLQSQRNAMGPGSEATAVEQLDLDLVASREQVVTCLRNINLNANMIDHIAGKLKFLVRKLEAAQDELRGVEYELKMPADKAREQIRFLKGLVDERKPLKKHTNFSPAKILDLDKKLENGVRKIQKLQAEAGMDEEHLKVALKSCLEGERIARRAKSELVQANLRLVVSIAKKYTNRGLQFLDLIQEGNIGLMKAVDKFEYQRGYKFSTYATWWIRQAITRAIADQARTIRIPVHMIETINKLIRTSRYLVQEYGREPTPEEIAEKMEFPLEKVRKVLKIAKEPISLETPIGEEEDSHLGDFIEDKKILSPSDAVVGMSLTEQTRKVLATLTPREEKVLRMRFGIGERADHTLEEVGQDFDVTRERIRQIEAKALKKLRHPSRSKRLRPFIEG
- a CDS encoding DNA primase, which encodes MRISESKLAEVAAAADIVQVISDHVELKKAGKDYRGLCPFHGDKDPSFYVSPQKGIFYCFGCGVGGSVFNFIMKMENTSFVEAVQTVARRYGVPLQLEAGGRRTGAQRARLIRALEVSHDYFVDKLKFNRSAADYLADRGLPPEWIERLGLGYAPDSWEGLSDHLRRSGVEPQDAVAAGVLRPRAGGGYYDHFRSRIMIPIRDLNGQVVAFGGRIFGEGDPKYLNSPDTPLFHKKGLLYGLDSAREAIRREGRVIIVEGYFDQISLRIRGMENTVAPLGTALGREQIRLVKRFSDDVITVFDADEAGIRAVKRSIPLFLAEGVEPRCLILKQHKDPDEAVNSMGTDAFRSLLDTSVSMIDFLLDAIEAQYDLKTLQGRNLAVEECLPVLREIADSKEGDYLIERFSFRIRVREDRLRRMLSSGAGASHANREDRSESKRSLFDFPADERNVVRGMLLRQGFIDRVTESGVLKDLEDNVLSALAHGMVRFREQMGGFEPVAFSTSLEDERLASVVAGWLRPKPEEDDLRPEVDGDLTIDHSLDRIRLKKLERRKAEIQERMNHCAPGEEEYNNLARELWTIGRRLHK
- a CDS encoding Smr/MutS family protein, which encodes MVDETLAEIVAESLISLELPGVLEEVAAHALSAPGREEVLAAVPEDDVQAIRHSLDLVAELKEIIGIQGTLGLGTLIPMEGILSRLDNAAAILESEEILAVADLAVTAGLVRNRLHGLDDRFRLLKIKGGEIIALDLLKTQITRVLDEHGMVRSTASPRLMEIHERARTNRERIKKRLEAVVRDQDLARIVQEDYVTMRNDRYVILLRPEFKGLLDGIVHDHSRSGASVYVEPFRVVELNNEVAALMDEERDEIRRIFSELTENIRGVRDAVEEDYRLLTFLDAFQARALYASATSAIPPELVENGFRLVGARHPLLLAADPSSVVPMDVIQTDFTTATVISGANMGGKTVALKIAGLFPLMVRCGIMVPAQEGTQVQPFARIAADIGEDQDIRTQVSSFSSHMLKIKAILDSAGPEDLVLLDELGGATDPEEGSALAMAILDELIARRCRVVVTTHLTLLKAYALGKQNVKNVSVEFHPVTLKPTFRLLYDLPGESHAIETAERIGLSQKVVSSARAYLDRAGGGSSSLVESLRRKLSEVELQSGELQEKERRLEDQWLEIRSKREEIIEDFRKEALQTIRKAERDIADLQQSLKSGRLKGGHKPREVIAQIKQEITQQLGTPLEKRPLMPEIGATVRIKSLNREGTVRALSDKDRVEVAVGGLTVRADAEDLLIVDRGPVKNNSSKKKQIGVHIPPASPRWETNVIGLRVDEAIPIVEKALDEALLGGLSSITIIHGKGTGRLKKGLWEYLSGHPLVGDLRGGDARSGGEGVTIVELVTE